The following coding sequences are from one Sciurus carolinensis chromosome 11, mSciCar1.2, whole genome shotgun sequence window:
- the Clp1 gene encoding polyribonucleotide 5'-hydroxyl-kinase Clp1, translated as MGEEANDDKKPTTKFELERETELRFEVEASQSVQLELLTGMAEIFGTELTRNKKFTFDAGAKVAVFTWHGCSLQLSGRTEVAYVSKDTPMLLYLNTHTALEQMRRQAEKEEERGPRVMVVGPTDVGKSTVCRLLLNYAVRLGRRPTYVELDVGQGSVSIPGTMGALYIERPADVEEGFSIQAPLVYHFGSTTPGTNIKLYNKITSRLADVFNQRCEVNRRASVSGCVINTCGWVKGSGYQALVHAASAFEVDVVVVLDQERLYNELKRDLPHFVRTVLLPKSGGVVERSKDFRRECRDERIREYFYGFRGCFYPHAFNVKFSDVKIYKVGAPTIPDSCLPLGMSQEDNQLKLVPVTPGRDMVHHLLSVSTAEGTEENLSETSVAGFIVVTSVDLEHQVFTVLSPAPRPLPKNFLLIMDIRFMDLK; from the exons ATGGGAGAGGAGGCCAATGATGACAAGAAGCCAACGACTAAATTCGAATTAGAGCGAGAAACAGAACTTCGTTTTGAGGTGGAGGCTTCTCAGTCAGTTCAGCTGGAGTTGCTGACTGGCATGGCAGAGATCTTTGGCACAGAGCTAACCCGAAACAAGAAATTTACTTTTGATGCTGGGGCTAAGGTGGCTGTTTTCACTTGGCATGGCTGTTCTCTGCAACTGAGTGGCCGCACCGAGGTGGCTTATGTTTCCAAGGACACCCCTATGTTGCTTTACCTCAACACTCACACAGCCTTGGAACAGATGCGAAGGCaggcagaaaaggaagaagagagaggccCCCGAGTGATGGTTGTGGGCCCCACCGATGTGGGCAAGTCCACAGTGTGTCGCCTGCTGCTCAACTATGCAGTGCGTTTGGGCCGTCGTCCTACTTACGTGGAGCTGGATGTAGGCCAGGGCTCTGTGTCTATCCCTGGTACCATGGGGGCCCTCTACATTGAACGGCCAGCAGATGTTGAAGAGGGTTTCTCTATCCAGGCCCCTCTGGTGTATCATTTTGGCTCCACCACTCCTGGCACTAACATCAAGCTTTATAATAAG ATTACATCTCGTTTAGCAGATGTGTTTAACCAAAGGTGTGAGGTAAACCGAAGGGCATCTGTGAGTGGTTGTGTCATTAACACCTGTGGCTGGGTCAAGGGCTCTGGCTACCAGGCCCTAGTGCATGCAGCTTCAGCTTTTGAGGTGGATGTAGTTGTGGTTCTGGATCAAGAAAGACTGTACAATGAACTGAAACGGGACCTGCCTCATTTTGTACGTACTGTGCTGCTCCCTAAGTCAGGGGGTGTGGTGGAGCGCTCCAAAGACTTCCGGCGGGAATGTAGGGATGAGCGTATTCGTGAGTATTTCTATGGATTCCGAGGCTGTTTCTATCCCCATGCCTTCAATGTTAAATTTTCAGATGTCAAAATCTACAAAGTTGGGGCACCTACTATCCCAGACTCCTGTTTGCCTTTAGGCATGTCTCAGGAAGACAATCAGCTCAAGCTAGTACCTGTCACCCCTGGCAGAGACATGGTGCACCACCTACTGAGTGTTAGCACTGCTGAGGGTACAGAGGAGAACCTTTCTGAGACAAGTGTGGCAGGCTTCATTGTGGTGACCAGTGTGGACCTGGAGCATCAGGTATTTACTGTCCTGTCTCCAGCCCCTCGCCCACTGCCTAAGAACTTCCTTCTCATCATGGATATCCGGTTCATGGATCTCAAATAG